One genomic window of Haliotis asinina isolate JCU_RB_2024 chromosome 4, JCU_Hal_asi_v2, whole genome shotgun sequence includes the following:
- the LOC137280882 gene encoding serine/threonine-protein phosphatase 6 regulatory ankyrin repeat subunit C-like — MEPLKGKHPKNSALHFACLTGDIKRVKNILSLGGNVNARGMLNRTLVMLAAWKRQREVLEFLLRQGADVGLVDGRDDSILHLACVGGDGYIVNLILCKYITLVNIDGKGNYGKTPVMEAAYAGHLNVLQQLRSKGADMSLVDDGGDNVLHWACVGGHIEVVSYVLSIICFDMNCRGVCERTPVMAAAVHGHEQVFHVIVSKGGDMTLTDAKCRNILHLACRGGNVELVKRVLSKNIFDINSKDHFGNTALMEASVQRHREMVNLLQGKGAKSL, encoded by the coding sequence ATGGAACCTTTGAAAGGCAAACACCCGAAAAATTCTGCTCTCCATTTCGCCTGCCTAACGGGAGACATAAAACGAGTTAAGAACATTTTGTCTCTAGGTGGGAATGTCAACGCTCGTGGAATGCTGAATAGGACACTGGTGATGCTGGCAGCATGGAAGAGGCAAAGAGAAGTATTAGAATTTCTGTTGCGTCAAGGAGCTGATGTAGGTCTGGTTGATGGTCGTGATGACAGCATCCTTCACCTGGCTTGTGTTGGAGGGGATGGATACATTGTAAATCTTATCCTCTGCAAGTACATCACACTTGTGAACATCGATGGTAAAGGCAACTATGGGAAGACTCCAGTTATGGAGGCAGCATATGCAGGGCATCTAAACGTGCTACAGCAGCTTCGATCCAAGGGGGCTGATATGTCCTTGGTTGATGATGGTGGCGACAACGTCCTACACTGGGCATGTGTGGGAGGGCATATTGAAGTGGTCAGCTATGTCCTCTCCATaatttgttttgacatgaacTGTCGGGGAGTGTGTGAAAGGACTCCAGTGATGGCGGCAGCTGTCCACGGTCATGAGCAAGTGTTTCATGTAATCGTGAGCAAAGGAGGAGATATGACACTAACAGATGCCAAGTGTAGGAACATATTGCATCTCGCCTGTCGTGGAGGGAATGTGGAACTTGTGAAGCGTGTCTTGTCCAAGAATATTTTCGACATCAACAGCAAAGATCATTTCGGAAACACGGCACTGATGGAAGCATCTGTTCAAAGACACAGAGAAATGGTGAACTTACTTCAGGGCAAAGGAGCTAAATCACTGTAA